One window of the Populus nigra chromosome 4, ddPopNigr1.1, whole genome shotgun sequence genome contains the following:
- the LOC133690627 gene encoding protein TILLER ANGLE CONTROL 1-like, which produces MSMKIFNWVQRRFHQGTIKDRLDGNVKKAESITKEADKQALLKQVALVDVLDGWKDGILTIGTLGLDPLIPFNHQNDQYFILESDEEGQEQEEDEGKEEEREIEQYSVDDDYYYDDNVLDEEVNPLIYATFDHSFEEIGSDSLHYDVITNSTTIAEHEQRKNKGERITLAELFLEDSDMKRKPDSVEVETEPGNKKPVARAKSSLSFAKKLIRPHVVEDSRPIKKFNQLMRRMLKRKIHPEFDWKGNKTDNQNKSGIMDVHISKGNK; this is translated from the exons ATGAGCATGAAG ATCTTCAACTGGGTGCAGAGGAGGTTTCATCAAGGCACCATCAAAG ATAGGCTCGATGGAAATGTGAAGAAGGCTGAATCCATTACAAAAGAGGCTGACAAGCAAGCATTGCTGAAACAAGTAGCCCTGGTGGATGTGCTTGATGGTTGGAAAGATGGAATTTTGACAATTGGCACCTTAGGTCTTGACCCTTTAATACCTTTTAACCATCAAAATGATCAGTATTTCATTTTGGAAAGTGACGAAGAAGGTCAAGAGCAGGAGGAAGacgaaggaaaagaagaagaaagggaaataGAACAATACTCAGTTGATgatgattattattatgatgACAATGTTTTAGATGAAGAAGTGAACCCTTTGATATATGCAACATTTGACCACAGTTTTGAGGAAATTGGATCAGATTCTCTGCATTATGATGTCATAACCAACTCTACTACTATCGCTGAGcatgaacaaagaaaaaacaaaggagaaagAATAACACTGGCAGAACTGTTCTTGGAAGATTCTGACATGAAAAGGAAGCCTGATTCTGTTGAAGTTGAGACTGAACCAGGGAATAAAAAGCCGGTTGCTCGTGCCAAAAGTAGCCTCTCTTTTGCCAAGAAGCTCATACGTCCTCACGTTGTAGAGGATTCACGTCCAatcaagaaattcaaccaa TTGATGAGGAGAATGTTGAAGAGAAAAATTCACCCAGAATTTGATTGGAAGGGAAAT